TTCTCCATTTAAGCGACCGACAACAGGAGATCCTGCTCCGAGTCCGTCTGCAGGGATCGTTCCTCCTCGAGTGGGGCTCGGTGTGGCTAGCTGCAGGAGACAAATGGCAATAATGTCAGTGCTTGAATCCATATTTCATTTGGTGTCTCTGGTTTTAGTGGCTTACCCGGAACTGCACAGAGTGCGTCTGCAGAAGCAGCTGATTTGGATCAACGTCAGCCAAGACTATGTTCACAGTTGCATACGTGATCTCTCCCCTGCCTGTGTATCCTATGACAAACTCCACCTTACAGGACCGTCAAGAAAAGCAGAGTTGAGGTTGATGTTGTGACAAAACACCTGTTATTTGAGACCATCTGTGCGACTACTCACATGTTGCACAACATTGACACAGGAGTTGTTTTGTTGGCCTGGTGCAGGCCACTCAGACAGCGGTGTCACTGGGATCTGAAACCAAGAGTTAGCACAGCATCGTATTTATCTTTTAGTTAACATACTGCACctttacttgaaaaaaataaattacattttcaataatcAACATTAGGCCAGAGCTGAGGCCCATGAAGAACCAAATAAAAGTGTGTCTGCTTATGTCATGTTGAGCGATATGTACAATCACTTTGACTCACCAGAAAGTCTAAAACTTCAGCTGTCTCGCCCATTGGAATCTGTAATTTAAAGAAAACCATTTAGATGACAGCCTTTCTGCTGTTAAATTCTCAGCAGTAATTATCTGCATAAAACCATTTAGTGCAGGAAGACTTGCCGACCTGGATCAGACTAAAGTCAGAGAAGTAGGAGCGGGCGTTGAGACTCGGGTCTATGGTACAGGCCTGAGGAGTCACCGTGCGGGTGCAAGACAGAGATGTAGACCTCAAGAACTCTACGAGCAGAGGAAAACAGATGGTAATTAAGATATAAAGGTATAGTGGTTAGAATGCTTGTCAAATATTGGTCTAGTAAACTGAACCTATAGCAATTCCGACAGGAGAAAGTCCTCTGCACAAACTTTACGTAGATGTCAGGTCTGGATTCAAAAAGATGCAGGGAATCTTTCCTACACTGTGATACTCAGTTTACTgacacacattttgtgtgttgtgaacTCACTTGCAGGGTTGCGGTTGATACAAAATGCTCCAGCAGCCCCTGGAGACGGCTGACGAAGGAGACTCCGTACAGAGGAGTTGGAGAAAGATGTCTGGATGACGTCATCAAcctacaaacaaaaaaagggattcTTGTATTGaattttattcataaatataCTCTCCCCATTATAGTTCCAGTGCTGGCTAGCACCCTCTTATCTGAAAAGTTTATCACTTTTTTAATACTTGAGATACAACACTGCAAGCAGAACTCTTCTGTTACCCTGTAGAAAGCTCTGCTGTGGCTGATGCTTGTGGGTGCTGGTGGTGAGAAGTGGTATGAATCCACTAAAGCAGGGTAATGATATGGAGCTTGGAAAGACTTGGGAGCATCATCTGTTGGGACAGgttgaaaaacaacatcactgacaacatttacaaaagtGAATGTTGATGCACTTTTGTGGAATTAGTTCTTAGAACTGGTTTGACTATTCAAGACTTAATAACATTATGCGTTAGATCGACTATATTCTAATTAAATCGATTTACCTTCAGAGCGCACACAGAACAAGGAGTCAGTCACGGTGACGAGAGATGAATCCACGTTGGCCCTGAACATCAGCCATTTCTCGATGCAAACTCCCgatctgcaaaataaaagtgttgtgTTGGGTTTGTTTTCTACGCTGCTGAATGTTTAACGTGTGCAATTCATGTGCTACAACTTCCGTGCGGTGGACAGGACTTACATGGCCTTCTGAGGACATCCGGTGAAAACCGTGCTCAAGTTAGCAACGCCGCAATCCTCCACGTCACAGCAACAGCCAATGTCACAGAAACCGGGGGTTAAATCACAAAGGCAACCTTGAAAAACAAGAGACAAGACTTGTGTTAGTGGGTTTTGTGTAAAATAAGGGCTTTGACAAACAAtcgtttgtttttcctgattaatctgttgattattttctcgaatTATCAGTCAACTGTTTGGTCCAGAAgacaatgaaaaatgtcaatcgtgtttcccaaactgcAGATTcaacaattatcaaaatattcgGCGATTGAtttaagtagtcgattactaatcgattgatcgtTGCAGCTCTGTGTAGAATTAGGTTTGAGCACACCATAAGGTTTTAAATACGCAAACAGCACTGCAGAGGCACCTGGAAACAGATGACAGGTTTTGGGCAACCACAGTCCACCACATGAATTGAACAGCAGGAGAAAATCTTGGCTGCGAAACTTTTATCAACGTGTCAGAACAAGAGGCTTGCTTGAGGGCAGCTGGAACAAAGTCTTCAGATCAAGGCAGTAGTTAGGTAGGAGTTACCCTCTGGAGCCAACACGGGCTGGACGGTGGTTGCAGAGGGGGCTTCGGTGAGGGCAGTGGGAGGCTCGGACCCCTCCGTGGTCCCGACactggtggtggaggaggaggaggaggtctctGTCCCGCCAGGAGCAGGGGTCGCAGAGATGAACGCCTGCCCACTCGTCGGGCTGACGCCGGTGGTTGCAGAGGGGGCTTCGGTGAGCGCAGTGGTCCCggcggtggaggtggaggaggaggaggtctgtgTCCCGCCAGGAGCAGGGGTCGCAGAGATGAACGCCTGCCCACTCGTCGGGCCGACGCCGGTGGTTGGAGAGACCCCCGGTTCTGTGGCCGCGTGAGCCAAACGTACACACGCAGTAATAAACAGGAAGAGTGCGCGACGCCACCGGCGGGAGTTCATCTCCTCAGCGGGACATGGATGGACCGTGCGAGCGCTTAGCTTGTTAGCTCGTTAGCTCGTTAGCTTATGTTAACGTAAGAGTGAGCTGGAATGTCGTCGCCCTTCCTTGTCCAAACAGAATTAATGAATACGATGGAAATAAAACAACGTTAAAACCAATTAGACGCTGACATTTAACTGAATATGTCGCAAAACGTGCACTTGAGTACTTCACTAGCTAGCAAGCTTCTTGTTGCCAAGGAAGCTGTCATCGACACTTCCGCTTCGAGGATAGTGTTACCGTAAAACGTGTAAAAGATATgaaacttttctctctctttttttcttcaatttctccaattcagtcagtcagtcaggcagaGTTGTTGTACCCAGAATCACAATTCGAGCAGAAGTTAATCgaataattaaaaagaacaaaacaaggacgaGGGCAAACAGATGAGAAAGGTCGGCTGTCGCATCTGATTTGTTCCTATTCTGCCTATTTTATCAATATTAAAGTCAGATGAGTATTTGTGGAATCTAATCAAAAACAGGTTTAAATTGTAGAATAAATTGTAATGAAAATTGCACATAAGATCTTTTTCATTTATACATACACCTATCTTATTTGTACAATTATATCACTCATTAATAAGAATCTGTATAACAAATGAAGTAAACATACCTCTCCAGGATAGTACTAatgaatccaaaaataaaatttactAATATCTTTGAATAAGACTTTGCGTTAgtctacttttttgtttttgtttatggaAAGCCAAAGTGTCcaatattaaatacatacacattaatattgaatttgatatttaaatttttggttcatgacatttttattttaaagtgccCCTTTTCAAAATTCAGTTTCTACGATAGTGATTGTTGAGCTTAGGCAGTGGAAGGTGAGAGGactttatttactttaaatccAACTATGGATGTTGTATTATAAAGTGTGACATTGtgcggaaaaacaaaacatgtttttgaaaaaaaatattttgaaaaaaatatgtaaataaaaaaatattgatggaatattattttattacaatGTTTTCCGTTTTTATAATTTCTTGAATCATTATTTCCCAAATTACAGTTCCATTGATACACATCACACAATTATTCAtgtgattatttatttcatagTTATCTATTTTATAATGTACACAGTGGCTCTACATATTTGTATGGTAATATTATGCAAATCCAATGAATCTTACTGACTATAAACAGATGTTCATCAgttctgggtgttttttttctaactgcaACCTCTAAATTAAAACCTAATGGAATCAAAACAATTAATCCAGTGAAGTTTCCTTATTTCCTCATGTTATCTCACGCTCATTGCCCGTGTGTCCTCACatcacctcttcctctgtctttctgatTGAATCTCCTCTGTTCAGTTACACCTCTGTCCGCCAGACTGCCACCACAGTGTTTCAGAAAACCTTCCTCCACACTGAGACGCTGTTGAGCCTCTAAACTAAATCTGATCACCTGATCTCTTGAACATCTTTGTTCACTTTCTTTATTCAtatagaacaacaacaaaacagaggtAATCTGTAGTTGTTTGGAATTTTATGCTTGTTTAATGCGCTCTT
This Scophthalmus maximus strain ysfricsl-2021 chromosome 16, ASM2237912v1, whole genome shotgun sequence DNA region includes the following protein-coding sequences:
- the LOC118287653 gene encoding tectonic-3-like, which gives rise to MNSRRWRRALFLFITACVRLAHAATEPGVSPTTGVGPTSGQAFISATPAPGGTQTSSSSTSTAGTTALTEAPSATTGVSPTSGQAFISATPAPGGTETSSSSSTTSVGTTEGSEPPTALTEAPSATTVQPVLAPEGCLCDLTPGFCDIGCCCDVEDCGVANLSTVFTGCPQKAISGVCIEKWLMFRANVDSSLVTVTDSLFCVRSEDDAPKSFQAPYHYPALVDSYHFSPPAPTSISHSRAFYRVDDVIQTSFSNSSVRSLLRQPSPGAAGAFCINRNPAKFLRSTSLSCTRTVTPQACTIDPSLNARSYFSDFSLIQIPMGETAEVLDFLIPVTPLSEWPAPGQQNNSCVNVVQHVEFVIGYTGRGEITYATVNIVLADVDPNQLLLQTHSVQFRLATPSPTRGGTIPADGLGAGSPVVGRLNGEVTTVTMLRASQSRECSTNYSKRAPVLFMHNTITGCTFRSPSGNCSELRSQIYGMLQGLATPDEIAMNSGSRLSWTRVITQECPVSLQDSCESGCLLPNSLSIRVLWARQGLLDLPQNYILGAKYLFKCQNFKCPLTSPLALTTEVTFADTSVFPVPPRGLPQPDWKFPFGFFTRGTAELDGHIVINGSDTEKVTWSLMLFTVLLLTGLEFLTR